In Aspergillus flavus chromosome 3, complete sequence, one genomic interval encodes:
- a CDS encoding putative cholestenol delta-isomerase, producing MIPHQYYPTTIHLPHFAANETSVVSLIAQFGFLWAAVLGTAFFVIRRVRPTASRADKLAFVWMCLTGFIHFFFEAYFVIHHETLAGSQELFGQLWKEYSLSDSRYLTSDAFLVTMEAVTAFCWGPLAFFIAYCIAVQHPARHALQLLLSVGQVYGDVLYYATSLFDLYFHGETFCRPEGYYFWFYYFFFNFIWMFIGSYYVKQSIGEIYRAFKTVQELGSSRKLN from the exons AATATTATCCCACCACGATACATCTACCACACTTTGCCGCCAATGAGACCTCGGTAGTCTCCCTAATCGCCCAATTTGGCTTCTTATGGGCTGCGGTCCTAGGAACTGCCTTTTTCGTCATACGACGTGTGCGACCGACGGCAAGTCGGGCGGATAAACTGGCCTTTGTGTGGATGTGCTTGA CGGGCTTCAttcactttttctttgagGCCTACTTTGTCATTCATCATGAGACTCTGGCAGGCTCCCAGGAACTATTCGGCCAGCTATGGAAGGAGTATTCTCTGTCGGACTCCCGGTATCTGACATCGGACGCATTCCTGGTCACCATGGAGGCCGTAACCGCT TTCTGCTGGGGACCACTGGCCTTCTTTATTGCCTACTGCATCGCAGTTCAGCACCCTGCACGTCATGCCCTGCAGCTGCTGCTCTCCGTCGGTCAGGTCTACGGTGACGTCCTCTACTATGCCACTAGTCTGTTTGATCTTTACTTCCATGGAGAAACCTTCTGTCGGCCCGAGGGCTACTACTTCTGGTTCTAttactttttcttcaacttcatctggATGTTCATCGGCTCTT ATTACGTGAAACAGAGTATCGGAGAGATATATAGAGCGTTCAAGACAGTGCAGGAGTTGGGTTCGTCGCGCAAATTGAATTAA
- a CDS encoding putative protease S8 tripeptidyl peptidase I codes for MRPLSHLSFFNGLLLGLSALSAATSVVHERREVTSSNWVKRARVNPSDKHVVRIGLTQSSLEEAHDLLMDVSNPSSPNYARFYSADEVAAKFAPSTETVNEVQNWLTEKGIDASRVAQTQNHGWLVFHATSKEIENLFDTTYYEYHNRKTGKKAIACEQYHVPASVQKHIDYVHPGVNLNPSSGKPSSIRKRGAASKKTKLPARGPRPIQQHDVKGLNVTNCDQLITPDCIRALYKIPSARAAPHPNNSLGIFEEGDYYAQEDLDLFFKTFAKNIPQGTHPIPAFIDGAEAPVPVTKAGGESDLDFELAYPIVHPQSITLYQTDDANWATNTTGFLNTFLDALDGSYCTYCAYGECGNDPSLDPVYPDDAGYDGQLMCGVFKPTNVISVSYGEQENDLPANYQQRQCMEFLKLGLQGVSVLFASGDNGVAGPPGDGNSVNGCLNNGTVFSPAFPNSCPYITNVGATKVYPGYTVSQPESAVYDPDGLYSYASGGGFSNIYPIPDYQAEAVATYFKDHNPPYPYYEGAENLGKNGGLYNRLGRGYPDVAANGDNIAVFNGGEFGSSGGTSASTPIFASIINRIIDERLAVGKGPVGFINPVLYKNPSVLNDITNGTNPGCGTDGFSTAPGWDPATGLGTPNYPKMLKLWLDLP; via the exons ATGCGACCCTTGtctcatctttcttttttcaacGGGCTCCTGCTCGGCCTGTCCGCTCTCTCGGCTGCGACTTCAGTTGTCCACGAGAGACGTGAAGTTACATCCTCGAACTGGGTTAAGCGGGCGCGTGTGAACCCATCGGACAAACATGTCGTCCGCATTGGCTTAACCCAGAGTAGTCTCGAGGAGGCTCATGATTTACTCATGGATGT CTCAAATCCGAGCTCTCCCAACTATGCCAGGTTTTACTCGGCAGATGAAGTCGCTGCAAAATTCGCGCCGTCGACAGAAACAGTCAACGAGGTCCAGAACTGGCTCACCGAGAAGGGAATTGATGCCAGCCGTGTCGCGCAGACGCAGAACCACGGCTGGCTTGTATTTCACGCCACGTCGAAGGAGATCGAGAATTTGTTCGACACTACGTACTATGAGTACCATAATAGGAAAACTGGCAAGAAAGCAATTGCTTGCGAACA GTACCATGTCCCGGCTTCAGTCCAAAAGCATATCGACTATGTGCATCCTGGTGTCAATCTGAACCCATCCTCGGGCAAACCCTCCAGTATCCGTAAAAGGGGAGCTGCAAGCAAGAAGACGAAGCTCCCTGCTCGTGGACCACGGCCTATTCAGCAACACGATGTCAAAGGCCTCAACGTCACTAACTGTGATCAGCTAATCACACCAGACTGCATTCGGGCGTTGTATAAGATTCCCTCTGCGCGTGCGGCGCCTCACCCAAATAACTCGTTGGGAATTTTCGAGGAAGGGGACTACTATGCGCAGGAGGACCTCGACCTGTTCTTCAAGACATTTGCCAAGAATATTCCTCAAGGCACCCACCCCATCCCAGCCTTCATCGACGGTGCGGAGGCTCCAGTCCCCGTGACTAAGGCGGGTGGGGAGTCAGATCTCGATTTCGAACTGGCATATCCGATCGTGCATCCGCAGAGCATCACGCTGTACCAGACTGATGATGCAAACTGGGCCACCAATACCACGGGATTCCTCAACACTTTCTTGGACGCACTTGACGGC TCTTACTGCACCTATTGCGCGTATGGTGAATGTGGCAACGACCCTTCTCTGGATCCCGTTTATCCTGATGACGCTGGCTACGATGGACAGCTCATGTGTGGCGTGTTTAAGCCCACTAATGTTATCAGTGTATCATACGGCGAACAGGAGAATGACCTTCCCGCAAATTACCAACAGAGACAATGCATGGA GTTCCTGAAGCTTGGTTTGCAGGGAGTCTCGGTACTCTTTGCTTCTGGTGATAACGGTGTTGCAGGACCCCCAGGAGATGGTAACAGCGTTAATGGCTGCCTGAACAATGGGACAGTGTTCAGCCCTGCATTTCCTAATAG CTGTCCATACATCACCAACGTCGGCGCCACCAAGGTCTACCCGGGATACACCGTTTCCCAGCCCGAGAGTGCTGTGTACGATCCAGATGGTTTGTACAGTTATGCTTCGGGTGGTGGCTTCAGCAATATCTACCCCATCCCCGACTACCAGGCGGAAGCCGTTGCCAC ATACTTCAAGGACCACAATCCTCCCTATCCATACTACGAAGGTGCCGAAAACCTCGGCAAGAACGGCGGTCTTTACAATCGCTTGGGGCGAGGCTATCCAGATGTCGCCGCTAACGGCGACAACATTGCCGTCTTCAATGGCGGCGAGTTCGGTTCGTCGGGTGGAACAAGTGCTA GTACCCCGATCTTTGCTTCCATCATCAATCGCATCATCGACGAACGTCTTGCCGTCGGTAAGGGCCCCGTTGGTTTCATCAACCCAGTTCTCTACAAGAATCCCTCCGTCCTAAATGATATCACCAATGGTACAAATCCCGGCTGTGGAACGGACGGTTTCTCAACTGCTCCTGG ATGGGACCCCGCCACTGGTTTGGGAACACCGAACTATCCTAAGATGTTGAAGTTGTGGCTTGATCTGCCTTAG